TCATTATATGAGAGGAGATATTTTCCAAGGGATAGATATATCAAGAATAGAGGGAAAGTTGATATTAGATGGAGAGAAAGTCATCTCAGTTAATAAATATTTTGAAAGTGCTAATCTGATACCACAGACTAATATATTAAAATTAAACTATAACATAGATGGAAAATATCTTACAGTAAATATAATTCCATCTATGATAGAAAAAGATAAATTGTATTTTGTAGTGGAATTTGTAAATTTTCTAAAGGATAATAGAAAGGTTGATTTTGCTTTTAGAATAGCACCACAATATGATAATAAATATGTTGAGTATAATGAGAGTAAGGACTCATATGGATATGATAGATTTTACTTCAAATCGGAAAACTATAAGGGAGAGACTTATATAGCACGAGATTCTGTCATAGAAGAATTGATGTTAGAAAAAGTTGAAGGAAAAATTAAAAAATATCAAGATGATAATATGTACTATATTATTCATAATGTAGATTATAATAAGCCGATAGAGTTTGTAGTAAAATTTTATAGAGATTTTGAAGAAGATAAAAAAGAGGAAGGAACTGAGGTCTTATCTAAAGAGTTAGCATATTGGGAAAATGTAAATAGTAATATAAAGTTTTTAGATAGAAGAAATAACTTTTTTAACCAGCTAAGAAATTTAGAGGTAATGGTTTCAAGAGCAGTTATTCCTAATCAAATCTCTTATAATACAAGTGATGAGAGTTTAAATACTAAGATGAAGCTATATTACTTAACTAGTAAATATGATAAAAATTTTAATCCTAGTAAGTTTTTAGAAGATTTATATAGTAAAAAAAGCGAAAATCAAAAAGTTGTTTATTATACTTTCCTTTTTAAATATTTAAATGTAAGTGGAGATTATTTAGCTCCAAAACTTTTAAATGAGAAAATAATTCCAGAAGTAGAATCAATATTGGGATATTTAGAAGAGGAAAATGAAGAGATTATTAATATAAGGGATAATATAAATAACTATTATTGGTATTATGAGTTGATAAATAATATAGAAAATAGACCTGAATTTGCTGAAAAGAGAGATTTTATATTAGCTAAGAAAAAATTGTTACTAAATTATATCAATAGAAACTATGTGTTAGATGATGGCTTGAAAATAAGAAAGGAATCTAGTGAGAGCTATTATAAAAATATAAGATTTATGAGTTTTCTTCCAAAGGAAAAGCAATTAAAAATTCTTAAAGAGGATTATAAAAAGTATTATAATAGATTTTATGGATTATTAAAACCTAAAGGAGAAGAGAGAATAGATTTAGGTTATAATTTAGATTTTATAATAAAATTATATGAAAATGGAGAGAGAGATTTAGCAAATGTTTTATTTGCTAACTTAGAAACTTATATTAGAAGAAATGACTACTATATAATACCAGATATTTATCCAGACAAAGATAATCCAGCTGGAATCTATGGAGAGTTACTGTATCTTTATTTTATAGCAGCAGAGAATAAGGAGAGATATGGAAATTAAAAATAAGATAGAAGCAATTTTACTTTTAGGTGGAGATGAAGTAAAGATAAGAGAGCTTTGTAAATTTTTCTCTATACCATTAGAAGAGATGTTGAAAATCTTAGAAGAATTAAAAAATGATAGAAGGGAAACAGGAATAAATATAGAGATTGATGGAGAGGTAGTAAGCCTTGCTACAAATCCCATCTGTGGAGAGATAATCAATGATTTTTTCCAGCAGGAGAGTAAGCCTAAAAAACTTTCAGGAGCAGCACTAGAAACTCTCTCTATAATAGCTTATCGTCAACCTATAACTAAAGGTGAGATAGAAGCTATAAGAGGGGTGTCTGTAGATAGAATTATTCAAAACTTAGAAGAGAAAAAATTTGTTAGGGTTTGTGGGAAAAAAGAGGCAGTTGGTAGACCAAATCTATATGAGGTAACTGATAAATTTTTAAGTTATATTGGAATAAGAAGTATAGAGGAGTTACCTAACTATTTTGAAGTAAAAGGAAGTAGCGAAGATGGAAGAGATTAGAATAAATAAGTACCTTGCTTCTTTAGGTGTAGGCTCAAGAAGAGAGATAGACAAGCTTATAGAAGAGGGAAAAATAAGAGTAAATGGAGAGGTAATCAGTGCTGGAGTAAAGGTAACTGATAAGGATATAATAGAGGTAAAAGGGAAAAAAATCTCTAAAGATATAGAGAAAAAAGTATACTATATGTTAAATAAACCTTTAGAAGTACTTAGCTCTGCAAAAGATGATAGAGGAAGAAAAACAGTAGTGGATATAGTAAAATGTAAAGAGAGAATTTTTCCAATAGGAAGATTAGACTATAATACAACAGGACTTATACTACTTACAAATGATGGAGAGCTTTTTAATAGAGTGATACATCCTCGTTCAGAAGTATATAAGGAGTACTATGTAAAGGTACTTGGAGAGATAAAAGATAGCTCTATAAAAAAATTAGAAGATGGAGTGGAGTTAGAAGATGGAATTACTCTTCCTGCCTATGTAAAACTTATCTCTAGAGAGAGAGGTAAAAGTGAACTTATGGTATCTATTAGAGAGGGAAGAAATAGACAGGTAAGAAGAATGTTAGAAGCTGTAAATACTCCTGTACTTGTATTAAGACGTGAGAGAATAGGAAAATTATCTTTAGGAAAATTAAAGGTAGGAGAGTATAGAGAGCTTACAGAGAGTGAAGTAAAATATTTATACTCATTATAAAATTATTAGCAAATTTATAAAAGTATGGTATAATTAAATGAAATATTTAAGGATAATTCAGAATAACGAAGATTCACTTTTTAACTAAGAAAATTCTAAGAATTGTGAAATTTATGGAGAGGAGTTAGATTAACTCAGCGAAATCGAACGCTAAAAAATGCAATAAGTCAAAGACTTAACCCTTGCATTTTTAGTGAGATAAGCCATAGTTAATCAACTTCTTGGAATATGGAGCAATTCTTAATTTTCTTTTATAAAGAAAGTTATTCTTGAATAGAGAATTAAAGGGAGGAAAAAGATGGCACTAACAAGAGAAGAGGTTTTAAAAATAGCAAAGCTTGCTAGATTAAAATTTCAACCTGAAGAGATTGAAAAATTCCAAGTGGAATTAAATGATATTCTTGGGTATATTGATATGTTAAATGAAGTAGAAACTGAAGAGGTATCAGCACTATCACAGGTAAACTCTCACGTAAATAACTTAAGAGATGACAGTGTAAGAGAATCACTTACTGTGGAAGAGGCACTAAAAAATGCTCCAGATGGAGAAGATGGTGCTATTATAGTTCCAAAAGTTGTAGGAGAGTAGAGAAAATATTAAGGAGGAATTTTTCTATATGAAAAACTTATATAAATTAACTGCCTCTGAGATAAGAGAAAAAATCTTAAATAAAGAGGTTAAAGTAGAAGAGTTAGTAAAAGAAACTTTTGAAAGAATAGAAAAAGTAGAGGGAAAAGTAGGAAGTTTTGTACATTTAAGAAAAGAAAAAGCTCTTGAAGAAGCTAGAATATTAGATGAGAAAATAGCTAGAGGAGAAAAAGTAGGAGCATTGGCTGGAGTACCTGTGGCTATAAAAGATAATATGGTATCAAAGGGAGATATCACTACTGCTTGTTCAAAAATATTGGGAAACTATGAAGGAATCTATGATGCAACTGCTGTAAAAAAACTAAAAGAGGCAGATGCTATAATAATTGGAATTACTAATATGGATGAGTTTGCTATGGGAAGTACAACAAAGACATCTTTCCACCATTTAACTAAAAATCCTTGGGATGCTACAAGAGTTCCTGGAGGAAGTAGTGGAGGAGCAGCAGCTTCAATAGCCGCTCAAGAGGTATACATATCTTTAGGTTCAGATACAGGAGGAAGTATTAGACAACCAGCTTCATTCTGTGGAGTAGTAGGAATGAAACCTACATATGGAAGAGTATCAAGATATGGACTTATTGCCTTTGCTTCATCTCTTGATCAAATAGGACCTATGGCTAAATCAGTAGAAGATATTGCTCTAACTATGAATGTAATAGCTGGGGCAGATGACTATGATGCTACTGTTGTAAATTGTGAAGTACCTGATTATACAAAATTTTTAAATCAAGATATAAGAGGAATGAAAATAGGAGTACCTAAGGAGTACTTTATAGATGGAATAAATCCAGAAGTAAGACAAATAATGGAAGATGCAATAGAGAAATTTATCACTTTGGGAGCTGAGATAGTAGAGATATCTCTACCACATACAAAATATGCTGTACCTACTTACTATGTAATAGCTCCAGCAGAAGCAAGTTCTAACCTTGCTAGATTTGATGGTGTAAGATATGGATATAGAAGTAAAAATATCCAAAACATCAATGACCTATACGTAAACTCAAGAAGCGAAGGATTTGGAGATGAAGTAAAAAGAAGAATAATGATAGGAACTTATGTTTTAAGTGCTGGTTTCTATGATGCATACTTTAAGAAAGCTCAAAAGGTAAGAGCTAAAATAAAAGAGGATTTTGATAGAGCATTTGAAAATGTAGATGTAATATTTACTCCAGTATCTCCAAGTACAGCTTTTAGATTAGATGATAAAAAGACTCCAATAGAGTTATATTTAGAAGATATTTTTACAATCTCTGCTAACCTTGCTGGTATACCTGGAATCTCTATTCCAGCTGGAAAAGCACAAGGATTACCAGTAGGTATTCAACTACTAGGAAAACCTTTTGGAGAGGGAGATTTAATTAAAGCTGGTTCAGCTTTTGAAAAAGTAAGAGGAGAATGGGAGCTTCCTGAATTAGACTAGGAGAAAAGGAGAAAAGATATGAGAGAATGGGAATCAGTAATCGGGCTTGAGGTCCACCTACAATTAAAAACTGGAACAAAGGTTTGGTGTGGTTGTAGTGCTGACTATGACAATGCTGAAGCAAATACACATACTTGTCCTATCTGTTTAGGACACCCAGGGGCATTGCCAAAACTAAATAAAAAAGTAGTAGAGTATGCAGTAAAAGCTGGACTTGCTCTTAATTGTAAAATAAATAATGAGAGTAGTTTTGATAGAAAAAACTATTTCTATCCAGATACTCCAAAGAACTATCAAATTACTCAATTTGATAACTCTTATGCTGGAAAAGGATATCTAGAGTTTAAATTAAATTCTGGAAGAATGGTAAAAGTAGGAATTACAAAATTACAAATAGAGGAAGATGCTGCAAAATCTATACATGCTGAGCATGAGTCACTAATAAATTTCAATAGAGCATCTATACCATTAATAGAGATAATATCAGAGCCAGATATGAGAAGTTCTGAAGAGGCTTATGAGTATCTTAATACTTTAAAGAGTGTAATAAAATATACTGGTATCAGTGATGTATCAATGGAATTAGGTTCACTTAGATGTGATGCTAATATATCTGTAATGGAAAAAGGATCAAAAGTTTTTGGAACAAGAGTAGAGGTAAAAAATCTAAACTCATTTAAAGCTGTTGCTAGAGCTATTGATTATGAAATAAGTAGACAGATAGAAACTATTGAGAATGGTGGAAAAATAGACCAAGAAACAAGACTTTGGGACGAAGAAACTCAAACTACAAAGGTAATGAGAAGTAAAGAGGAGGCTATGGACTACAGATATTTCCCAGAGCCAGACTTATTAAAACTTGTTATCACAGATGAAGAGATAGAAGCTATTAGACAAACTATGCCAGAATCTAAAGTTGAAAAGTTAGCTAGATTTATAAATGACTATGGATTACCTGAATATGATGCTAATATTCTATGTGAAGATATAGAGTTAGCTGATTATTTTGAGAAAGTTGCTAAAACTTCTGGAAATGGAAAACTAAGTGCTAACTGGATAATGACAGATGTTATGAGAATATTAAAAGAGAAAAATATAGATATAGAAAAATTCTCTATATCTGCTGAGCATCTAGGAGAGATAATAGCTCTTATAGAGAAAGGAACTATCTCTACTAAGATAGCTAAGGAGTTATTTGAGATAAAACTTACTGATGAGAGAGCTCCTGAAGTAATTGTAAAAGAAAAAGGAATGGTGCAAGTAGCAGATACTGGTGCTATTGAAGCTATGGTAGATGAGGTAATAGCTAATAATCCTAAGATGGTAGAGGATTATAAAAACTCTGACGAAGGAAGAAAGCCAAGAGTAATTAAAGGGCTAATAGGGCAAGTAATGAAACTTTCTAAAGGAAAGGCAAATCCTACTTTAGTTACAGAGATAATGACTAAAAAATTATCTTAAGAATATTAATAGTTTTGAGTTATTAAGTGGAGACTATTTACTTTCTAGGAATATATTGTATAATATATTAAGAAATAAAACTAGAGAAGGAGGTAGTTTCTATGAAGAAGACATTAATAGTTTTGGGAATTTTAGTAGCATTGTTAGGAATAACTGCATGTACACGTACTGAGAAAAATGTAGCAACAGGAGCAGCTGTTGGAGCTGTTGCTGGACATGTTATTGGTGGCAGTGGTACAAGTACTGTAATTGGAGCTGGTTTAGGAGCTGGAGTTGGGGCTATAATGTCTGAAAAAGATAAATAGCTACCCTATATAATATAACAAATAAAAAGAACTACACTTTTTATCTAGATTAAGATAAAAGGTGTAGTTTTTATATTGTTTTAAAAAAATCTTGGGAAATGATGAAAATGTAATCTGTGTAAAAATGGTAGTGGAATATGGAAAAAATGTTCTACTAAATAAAGTATTATTATGATAATTAGTATAATCCAAAGGATGTTACTATTTGAGGTGGAATTTTCACATGAACATTTTTTTCTAAAAAGAATAAAGAATAATAATATGATAATAAGTAAAAGCATTTATTTTTCCTCCTTTTCTGAATAAGAGCTAATAAGTTCATTTATATTTTTATTTAATTCTAAAGCTTTTTCTGTATAACGTTTTGGATATTTAATTATATTTATATTAAGGTTTTTCACTAATTTTTCTTTTTCTCTTATTGCTTCATTCAATTTAGTTTCTAAATTTTGTTTTTCTTTTTCATTTTTAGAATCATTAATTTTCTGCTCTAAACTAGTGATAGTAAAATCCAAATCCTTCATAAGATTATTAAAAATATCTTGTTGTTCCTCTTTTAAAAATGTTTTTAAATATTTATAATTTGGAGTATCTAAGTAATCTCCAAATGATAAAATAGAATTAATAGATAAAATAGTAATTAAAAATAATTTTTTCATGTTTTTTCCCTTCTGTATTTATTATAAGAAAAGGATACTATTTTATTGTGTCCTAAGTATGTCAGAAAAAATATAGAAATTTTATTATGAAAAAGATGATGAAATTATGAAATTAAAAAGTTGGAAAAAACAAAAAAATACAAGTTAATTACATAAAAATATCAATACTAGGGTATATACTACAATCATAGAAAAAGGTTATAAGTGTGCTAATCCTTATAATAATTATCTTAACCAAAATCCACAAGATGATAATCTATATTCTCCCAAAATTAAGGTTATCATCTTCAATGTCAATAACTGTTTAGCAGTTTATTATAAATAAATACTAGGGGGTATTTTTATGAAAAAATCAATGTTATTAGTAGGTGCATTTTTAGCAGTTGCAGCTATGGCACAAGCAAAAGAAGTTGTACCAGCTCCAGTAGTAGTAGAAGAAGCTCCAGTACAAATTGTAGAAAAAGAAGTTATTGTCTATAGAGACAAAGAAGAAGGATTCAGACCTAATGGTTATGTAGATTTACAATACAGATACTATGGAGATACTGAAGGAAACGAAAGAACAGCTCCAACTACAGATGCTTGGAATAAAAATAATAAATATTCAAGAATTCAATTCCAAGGTAATATCAATATGACTGAAAAACAAAATTTAGAATGGAGAATTAGAGGATATAATACGCTAGATGAAAATAAGGAAGAAGGAGATACTAAATATCAAAATAATACTGAAACAAGATTAAGATATTTCTATGATCATGGATATTTAGGAGATTCTAAAGTTGATTTAACATCAAGAGTACACTATCAAAATAATGCTGATGATACTAATCAAAATGTAGAGTATCAAGCAAGATTTGATTTTGCTGATTATATGTTTAACAATGATATGTTCAAAACTGATTACTTTGTAGTAGCTCCAAAAGTAGGATATACTTGGTCTGATGATAACAGTTCTGACTATTCAAATCAAGTAGGATTTGATGTATATACTTGGCATACATTACCATGGGGATTCTCAACAGAGTTTAACTTATACTTTACTCAAAACTTCTATGGACAAGATCAAGCTTTTAATAATGGAAATGATATGGAGGATAAAAACTTTACAATAGATATGGAATTCTATATCTATAATACAACTAATCTTTATACAAATGGAAACTTCTCTCTAGACTTTGGATTTGAAGGAGGTTATGATCCTTATACTTGGTCTCAAGAGAAAAAATTTGGATCAGCTGATGGAGATAATTTAGGAACAGATGATAGTAAATATTCTCTATATGCATTACCATATCTTCAAGCTAACTATGCTGTAACAGAAAATATGACTGTATATGCAGCAGCTGGAGCAGAGTATAGAGACTGGACAGTTGATAATGGACACTCAGCATCTAACTGGAGATGGCAACCAACTGCTTGGGCAGGATTCAAAACAACATTTTAATAATTGGTAGTAAGAATGATTAATTTATAAAACTTATCTTTAAAAAGAGTCCTAACAATTTTGTTAGGGCTCTTTTTCTATATATTTTCAATTTAAAAATATGTTATTTATGTGGTGGATAATATTAAATAATTAGAATAAAAAGACAGAATTACTTCATAAAAATAATAATATTTTGGGATAGAATTAAAACATATAGAATAGATATAGGAGGTAATTTTTATGAAAAAGAGTATATTATTAGTAGGAGTACTATTATCAGCTATGGCATATGCAAGCAGTGATACAATAGTTCCAATAGAGGTAGAAAGAAATATAAATAAATTCTATCAAGATTCTGATTTTTCACAAAGAAATCAATATGCAAATATGCAAAGAAAGGCTTATATAGAGATGGTGGATTATATAAATAACTCTGATATTCCAACAGAGGAGAAAGAGGGAATATTAAGAAATGTAGAAAGTATGTATCCAAATAACTATGTAATGCAAAAGGTAGAGGCTAAAAGTAGAGTAGATCATGTTAAAAGTTTAATGTAAGAGTAAAAAAATTAAACTAAAAGAGCACTTATCTTTATGAGAAGTGCTCTTTTTATATGTATATAAAAAATTATCTATTTTTAAAGTAAAAAATACCAGAGCCTATGACTAATCCAAGGATAACATTAGTTAAAATCATTCCAGTAATAACTTCTATCATAACAAGAAATTGTCCAATGGTAGTAAGAGGATATATATCTCCATAGCCAATAGTTGTAATAGTAATAAAGCTAAAGTATATGTGTCTAAAGTAAAATTCAAACTCTTCTAATGTTTTAGGAATATTATTAAAAGCTATATCATCACTGAAAAAACTTATAATGGTGTAAACTAAACCAAAACTTATAGCAAGAGTAATATACGTAGTGATAATGATAGTAATATCATTGGGAACAATCTGCCTTTTTCTTTTAAAAAAGTCAGTAAAAACATATTTTAGTAACATTATATGTGAAGTTATTAAAAGTAATACGTTTATAAAAGATAGAAAGTAAAAAAAATATTTTAACTCTTTGTCTATTTCAGAAAGTTCTAAAAAAATATCTACAATAGGTACAATAAGGAGATAATATAGGATAAGGCAACTAGATTTTAAAGGACCATCTTTAAACAGAAAGTTTTTTTGCTTTAAAAATATAATAGGTAAAATTCCTAAAAATACCTTTATACTACTTGAAAATAGTATAGAGATAGTTATTTTTATATCATTGAACCAAAGTGCTAATATGGAAAAAAGAATAGATAATAAAAAAGCATGTGTAGATATTTTAAAAAAATAGTTTAATTGAACTTGTTTGTATAGCTTCATAATAAATTCCCCTTTTATTTTTTATATAATTTATTATAACATATGAAGGGAAAAAAGAATAAAAAATGTTGAAAGACTGGACAAGTTAAGTGTAATAAAATATAATATTCATATCAATAGTTATTCATATTTTGTTCACATTCATCATATATACTAAGTCGTGAATAAAGAAATTAAGGTTTGGAGGGGTTTTATATGAAGAGAATACTAATTGTTGATGATGAAGAGCAGATAAGAAACATTTTGAGAATGTATCTAGTAAAAGAGGGATATGAAGTAAGTGAAGCAGAGGATGGAGAAAAGGGATTAAAACTTTTTTATGAAAAACCTTTTGACTTGGTAATACTAGATGTAATGTTACCTAAAAAAGATGGATGGAGTATTTTAAGAGAGATAAAAAAATATACAGAGACACCAGTTATTATGTTGACAGCTAGAGATGATAGTGAAGATGAAGTATTTGGGTTTGAAATGGGAGCTGATGACTACATTACTAAGCCATTTAATAATAAGGTATTATTAGCTAGAGTAAAGTCTTTATTAAGAAAGACTAATAATATGGTGGAATCTATAATAGAGATAGGAGATTTAGTAATAAATGATACTTCACATAGTGTTAGTAATTCAAAAGGTGAAATAGAACTAGCACCAAAAGAGTATGATTTATTAGTATATCTTATAAAAAATAATAAGATAGCATTGAGTAGAGAAAAACTTTTAAATGAAGTGTGGGGATATGATTTCCTTGGAGATGATAGGACAATAGATACTCATATAAAAAATCTTAGAAAAAAAATTGGAAAAAATGCTATAAAAACAATTAGAGGAATAGGATATAAATTAGATTTATAGTGAGGTTATATTGATGAGAAAAATATTTTATAAGATATTTCTTTACTTTTGTTTAGCAGCTTACTTACCTTTAGCCTTAATATATGCTTTTAATTTTTTTTATGTAGATAAATATATTGTTGAAGAAAAAAGAAGTGCCTTGATCCAAGTTGCTGAAAATATAGATATTACAGAATTAAAAAAAATTGGTAAGCAGGATATAAAATATGGTGAAAGTAAGTTAGATGTACACTTAAGATATATAAATTTAAATGAAAAAAGTGGAAGTTCAGACTTTTTTAAGTTTTTTAGTAGAACAGAGATGAAAATTGATATTAGAAAAATGGAGTTAAATGAATATAGTATAAAAACTGTAAAATTATCCTCTTTAACAAACCATTTCTTTTTAATTAAGAAAATTTCAGACCATGAAATAGTAGCAGTCATTGGAGAGAGTATAGTCCCAAAAGTAGTTACTGGAATAATGATAGGAATTTATAAACAGTATACTCTTTTTATTATTCCACTTCTCTTAATAGGCTCATATATTAT
Above is a window of Fusobacterium mortiferum ATCC 9817 DNA encoding:
- the scpB gene encoding SMC-Scp complex subunit ScpB, with product MEIKNKIEAILLLGGDEVKIRELCKFFSIPLEEMLKILEELKNDRRETGINIEIDGEVVSLATNPICGEIINDFFQQESKPKKLSGAALETLSIIAYRQPITKGEIEAIRGVSVDRIIQNLEEKKFVRVCGKKEAVGRPNLYEVTDKFLSYIGIRSIEELPNYFEVKGSSEDGRD
- a CDS encoding pseudouridine synthase; the protein is MEEIRINKYLASLGVGSRREIDKLIEEGKIRVNGEVISAGVKVTDKDIIEVKGKKISKDIEKKVYYMLNKPLEVLSSAKDDRGRKTVVDIVKCKERIFPIGRLDYNTTGLILLTNDGELFNRVIHPRSEVYKEYYVKVLGEIKDSSIKKLEDGVELEDGITLPAYVKLISRERGKSELMVSIREGRNRQVRRMLEAVNTPVLVLRRERIGKLSLGKLKVGEYRELTESEVKYLYSL
- the gatC gene encoding Asp-tRNA(Asn)/Glu-tRNA(Gln) amidotransferase subunit GatC — translated: MALTREEVLKIAKLARLKFQPEEIEKFQVELNDILGYIDMLNEVETEEVSALSQVNSHVNNLRDDSVRESLTVEEALKNAPDGEDGAIIVPKVVGE
- the gatA gene encoding Asp-tRNA(Asn)/Glu-tRNA(Gln) amidotransferase subunit GatA, which gives rise to MKNLYKLTASEIREKILNKEVKVEELVKETFERIEKVEGKVGSFVHLRKEKALEEARILDEKIARGEKVGALAGVPVAIKDNMVSKGDITTACSKILGNYEGIYDATAVKKLKEADAIIIGITNMDEFAMGSTTKTSFHHLTKNPWDATRVPGGSSGGAAASIAAQEVYISLGSDTGGSIRQPASFCGVVGMKPTYGRVSRYGLIAFASSLDQIGPMAKSVEDIALTMNVIAGADDYDATVVNCEVPDYTKFLNQDIRGMKIGVPKEYFIDGINPEVRQIMEDAIEKFITLGAEIVEISLPHTKYAVPTYYVIAPAEASSNLARFDGVRYGYRSKNIQNINDLYVNSRSEGFGDEVKRRIMIGTYVLSAGFYDAYFKKAQKVRAKIKEDFDRAFENVDVIFTPVSPSTAFRLDDKKTPIELYLEDIFTISANLAGIPGISIPAGKAQGLPVGIQLLGKPFGEGDLIKAGSAFEKVRGEWELPELD
- the gatB gene encoding Asp-tRNA(Asn)/Glu-tRNA(Gln) amidotransferase subunit GatB → MREWESVIGLEVHLQLKTGTKVWCGCSADYDNAEANTHTCPICLGHPGALPKLNKKVVEYAVKAGLALNCKINNESSFDRKNYFYPDTPKNYQITQFDNSYAGKGYLEFKLNSGRMVKVGITKLQIEEDAAKSIHAEHESLINFNRASIPLIEIISEPDMRSSEEAYEYLNTLKSVIKYTGISDVSMELGSLRCDANISVMEKGSKVFGTRVEVKNLNSFKAVARAIDYEISRQIETIENGGKIDQETRLWDEETQTTKVMRSKEEAMDYRYFPEPDLLKLVITDEEIEAIRQTMPESKVEKLARFINDYGLPEYDANILCEDIELADYFEKVAKTSGNGKLSANWIMTDVMRILKEKNIDIEKFSISAEHLGEIIALIEKGTISTKIAKELFEIKLTDERAPEVIVKEKGMVQVADTGAIEAMVDEVIANNPKMVEDYKNSDEGRKPRVIKGLIGQVMKLSKGKANPTLVTEIMTKKLS
- a CDS encoding YMGG-like glycine zipper-containing protein produces the protein MKKTLIVLGILVALLGITACTRTEKNVATGAAVGAVAGHVIGGSGTSTVIGAGLGAGVGAIMSEKDK
- the fomA gene encoding major outer membrane protein FomA; translation: MKKSMLLVGAFLAVAAMAQAKEVVPAPVVVEEAPVQIVEKEVIVYRDKEEGFRPNGYVDLQYRYYGDTEGNERTAPTTDAWNKNNKYSRIQFQGNINMTEKQNLEWRIRGYNTLDENKEEGDTKYQNNTETRLRYFYDHGYLGDSKVDLTSRVHYQNNADDTNQNVEYQARFDFADYMFNNDMFKTDYFVVAPKVGYTWSDDNSSDYSNQVGFDVYTWHTLPWGFSTEFNLYFTQNFYGQDQAFNNGNDMEDKNFTIDMEFYIYNTTNLYTNGNFSLDFGFEGGYDPYTWSQEKKFGSADGDNLGTDDSKYSLYALPYLQANYAVTENMTVYAAAGAEYRDWTVDNGHSASNWRWQPTAWAGFKTTF
- a CDS encoding potassium channel family protein, which codes for MKLYKQVQLNYFFKISTHAFLLSILFSILALWFNDIKITISILFSSSIKVFLGILPIIFLKQKNFLFKDGPLKSSCLILYYLLIVPIVDIFLELSEIDKELKYFFYFLSFINVLLLITSHIMLLKYVFTDFFKRKRQIVPNDITIIITTYITLAISFGLVYTIISFFSDDIAFNNIPKTLEEFEFYFRHIYFSFITITTIGYGDIYPLTTIGQFLVMIEVITGMILTNVILGLVIGSGIFYFKNR
- a CDS encoding response regulator transcription factor; translated protein: MKRILIVDDEEQIRNILRMYLVKEGYEVSEAEDGEKGLKLFYEKPFDLVILDVMLPKKDGWSILREIKKYTETPVIMLTARDDSEDEVFGFEMGADDYITKPFNNKVLLARVKSLLRKTNNMVESIIEIGDLVINDTSHSVSNSKGEIELAPKEYDLLVYLIKNNKIALSREKLLNEVWGYDFLGDDRTIDTHIKNLRKKIGKNAIKTIRGIGYKLDL